ggtggacggCAGAGAGAAGACACGTGTTAAATGTTTGATGGGTCCGAAATCAGGCATTCTATAGTTTATTTGTCTGATTTAAAACAACGCCCCTCTCGTGAACTTTGAAGTTCCTTTAGCGTAGTGGTGGAGACGAGTCATGTGACCGCGGTGGAGTTCTTTTATAGCCcgacatgaagtcatgtgaccgcggTGGCGTTTCGTAATAGCCAATAGGACGCAGCATTGGCCAGGCACCATTGGTTCCCCAAGGGGGGCGAGGTGGCCCGACAGGGGGCCCGCGGCTTTATTACCAACTCCAGCACAGCGACGCCCGTGAAAAACAACatacaaaagtacaaaaacaaaagcgaCATGACGTCTTGACAGGCGTTGTGTTCGAACCACGGCAgcaaagaggcagagggagagagaggaagagaaagggggagaaagaggattTCAGAAACtcagcaaaacagaaaaatgctTTGGAGAACTTGAAAGTTTTTTTGCACAGTTTCAAACTTGAATTTTGAAgtttcttaaagctgcattctctccgaAGAAACACTGTGCCGGTTTTCAGTCTCATGTAGCAGCGATCACGGCTGCAGATTCTCGTTCTATTAGAAACTAGCCTCTCTGGTCACAGGTAGAAACAAGTATCTGGTTCTGCAGAGTGAAGTGAAAACTTcacgagttaaagctgcatcctctgtagtgaccagcagggggcgacgcaTCTGGTGCCATAGGAGTGGTAGAAAATAactctctcttgatttattcccttggtgaacattgtaaacatgagttctaGTCTCaagtacagcatgatgttcattcagtaaatgatggtccatttagaggaGCACTAGAGCATCATGGCTCAATGTGTGTTTGAAGGGGTGGGAGTGAGAACATGAGAACTTTACCCTCTGAATGTCGTGCATAACCACGTCAGTGGGTCCCTCCAATGCAGCTCCATTGAACGCGGTGAGCACACCTCCCTCTGACCACCTACAAGGTCCTGAGCTCTGTGATcacctcctcccttcttctccgtCCTTCTGCTTAGCTTCCTTTAGCTTGAGCCCAGACAGGGGAGGTGGTAATTGCATGTCAAGCTCTgcggcccccccaccctccgctGCCCGCCTGCTTTCCTGCTTCTCAACGGGCGTTTTATTGTGCGGCACTAAAAGGAAACACATGTTTAACTATCGCTCTGATTAATTGGCTGTATACGTTCCACCAGTTCTCTCTCTGCGCCAAttacctttttcttttagtGGGAATCCAAATGAAATTGAGAGAGCTCTTATCTTGTTATTGCTCTGTAAATTCGATCAAGTGGTCACACGTGGTTTGTCagggatgtgcgtgtgtgtctgtctctgagTGCTTAGTTGGAATTTGCAAtagtttaaatgtatatttctcCATAAAAGTCAGCGAGGAGTGGAACTCTCTCAGATCgcgttaaagctgcattctgtgtagtgaccagcagggggcgactcctctgctcccatagacgtctatgaggaaatgactctacttctctgcagtgaccagcagggggcgactcctctgctcccatagacgtctatgaggaaatgactctacttctctgtagtgaccagcagggggcgactcctctgctcccatagacgtctatgaggaaatgactctacttctctgcagtgaccagcagggggcgactcctctgctcccatagacgtctatgaggaaatgactctacttctctgtagtgaccagcagggggcgactcctctgctcccatagacgtctatgaggaaatgactctcttgatttattatgGTCTCAACATTTAGTCACAAACTAAAACGGCCAACATGCCAAACTAGAGGCCTCAGTCCGCATGTCGCTATGGTAACTACATTGACTTCCTGTGTACAGTTTATGCTCCTGATCCTGTTGCCACTTTCAAGACAAAACCAAGAGTTTGCAAACTAATCAAACTAATTACAATGTTGTTATTAAACACTATGCTGAACAGGCACTTTTTAAAGTGTCCCCATTATGTTCCAATCCGCTGGAATTACAAAGTCACAGATGGTTGGATTGGAGCTGATGGGGAAAAACGGCTTGTGGATCTTTTACTCTTAATTATGTTTCAGGGGGAAAACATCAAGAGGCAATGCAGAACGTCATgaatctgtcacggtgtggttctatttcctgtcttattttgtagttttctgcttcttgtctccctgggtaacttcacttcctgccttgtcctgtcatcctctgattgtttccacctgtgtccaatcacctgcacctcccttgtgtatttaagccgtgtgtctcttgtgtcacttgtcgcgtcattgtcttttgtcacggatgtccctgtcGATCTTCCTGGAtggtcctcgttcctgcctgcctttttgccccctgtttctgtgtgttttcgcccgttggccttttgcattttgactattaaagtccttttttttccccgcaaactctgcgtttgagtcctgcctttttccccacgcaacaTCCCTGACAGAAGCGCTGGGTTTTTAACAACTAAGCGGTTTGGTCCGAAGTGACTGGAGTCACCGAGGAGtgacgtgtgtgagtgtgcgtctgtgtgtgtcaaaaTAGGTCGATTTATACCCAAAAACACTGGtcgggggtcgtcgtggcgcaggggttagagaaggtgtgctgggaagcacaaggttgttggttcgattccaggctgccccatgttccatgttgaagtgtctctgagcaagacacctaacccctaattgctccccgggcaaaaatgtgaaaaagccacgggtttaaagtgtaattggataaaagcgtctgctaaatgtaatgtaatggttgAGGTTTTTAAAGAGATGGCACCTGGTGATAAGTATTGACTGTACAACACCCTGAATTCATTGTCCCCAGAAGGTCAATCCTACTGATTCTCTATCTAGCACATAATGTGGTTAGATACCTGTAATACATACTGATTGTGCAGGTTGTCTTTAGTGACACGTGATGTGGTCTAAACAACCTGAATCAACAACTGTCTTTCCAACATGAAACATTAAAATTGACAAACTCAGAAAACAGAGCAGAAGTATCTTCATTCTCTTTGGTTGGTTCATCGACCGACCGACTGGTAACCGAGGGAAACGCCTGATATACTGACTGAAGGCTGTTATTCAGCTTGCAGACGTATTGCAACCTGGCCCAAAGTGGTCCACATTCAGGCCTGTCCACGGACTGTACCGTGGCGGTAGCTGACGTTTAGCAGTCAAAAAAAACTAACAGGAGGACGTCACACTGCAGCCTTTCacttaatgtgaattattacagagaatgaagagacgtttatgctgcttacaggttcatcaagatgatcttcacatattaacaacacttttatgatgtttccttttagcagaagtaagacgttaacattaaagcagcttcttATTCTGCAACTCATGCATACTAATgacggaaagaggaaggaagctctgctgggtgttgaacagcagcttgttaccaactccagaggagacgagctgacctcagagacatcagcctcctctttaatgtagacgtgtttctggtgacttactgaataaagagtttctgatctgctgattgaacacagaggagcagctatgagtccatcagccggtggattagtcgtcttccttctctctgtacaaggtactgtacttctacatttatattgtgaggccgttacacacctcacacacacacagggagctgtgtttttacttcacacacaggtctgatgtcatcacacacaaataatgactaaatgaacattaacaaagaagaaatgctctgaataatttgtctctgttgaacttcctctaatcgttcagcagcgtttctttgcattAGACCACATTTAGAGGCTGTTATTCACTCCGAGTCTCTGACGACgtctgttcttctttttggagcattttattgtgtatttgtggtcatttttattctcttcctggttgttcagtgtctctttgagggacattttgtaGCTTTGATCCGTGTCACAGATAATTAATTCAATGCCGGATGCTGAAAAGTCACATTCTGTGGTTTTAGACAAATAGatattgttttggaaaattctatttcttattttttgttgacTTTTGAAAGCCAGTCGAGTCTTAAAACACTTCTTATCAGTGACGTGTGATCTAATCAGCACATAACTGTCACGTTAGGGGGGAGGTGTGAAAATGTGCGTTTCCGTGCCGCCATTTTGTCAAAAATTGAGCGAATATGGGCGgtgtcttgtgtttgtgtgtgtgtgtgtgtgtgtgtgtgtgtgtgtgtgtgtgtgtgtgtgtgtgtgtgtgtgtgtgtgtgagggcacaTCCTATTATTTTGCATGTTATCATACAAGGGTCAAAGGCGTTGGCGTGCAGATGGGTGATTTAATTAATCATACGTGTGTTAATAAAGGTATCTGGGCATTTGATGTGGTTTCGACCGGAAAATGCATCTGCCCCcgtggttaccatggttaccataGTCGTCcattgtttgattaaataatGCAGCTAAAAGCTTATGTCAATTGTGTCAAAATGGCGGCCAAATTGCCTGAACAGACACACGTGTATTTTCACACTTTCCCCCCAAAGGAGCCGTTCATATTCTACTAATCTATATGTCACAGTATCGTTCCCCtcagagttctgcatttctctacagtttccatctccactctgcagcagactgaccacagacagaagagcacagagcaaagacactcttcttctcatcaaccaaacccttctaatacttcaacttgagctttttcagctccacaggttcaatacgtcgctgttccttccagctgcagagtccatgtggacatcgtggactctttcattactttctataaactcaatgattttcatatttctcataatatcttttctcttcagtaaactaccaatgagagtgtgtcctgtgatgttgttctgagtgtgactgtggttcctgatgtgctgtgttacagtgatacagagtcaggatggatggagagtgaaTTACGATCAGACTGACGTCTGTGCTGCAAAAGGATCAGAAGTGTTTATAAGATGTGAATTCACATACCCATATGGAATATATTACTCTGATATAAAGGACACATTCTGGTTcactaaagagaaagatggtgaacctgtGGATCTGACAACAGACTCTGAGTATTCAGGCCGTGTGGAGTATGGATGTAGTAGTAAGAGTTGTTATCTGATCATCACagacgtgagagagagcgactcagCTGAGTACAAACTCACATTCATGACAAACAaaccaggagagaaatatactggttcacctggagtcactttgtccgtcacaggtaacattttaattcacatattaatcatctacaaatgttcaacatctagaaaactagagtataaatgtcttctgtgaatgttgacactttaataaataatattcactgATTCAGGTCTCCAAGTGAAGGTGAGAAGATCAGATTCTACCTGGTTGGAgctgacgtgtcacagcagctgtgttctaTCTGATCATCCTGAATACTACTGGTACAAGAATGAAGAGAACATCAAGACAGGATCTTCTCTTctagtctcctctggttctacagACAGATATTCCTGTTATTTAGGAGGATCTTATGATCACAgttctcctgcagtgtgtaagttcactccactgtgtcggcctgtggagcttcaacaacatctcacatggaggcaccagaccgctgcatgtaaactagaggcatcaaaaagatgaagcacaacgttcctcaggaggtggagccgtgatccactgaccagagggttgctggttcaatccccggcccctgcagtctacgtgtagaagagtcactcacacactgacacaacaacatgattctaatcacagctgtaaacacactggagtctaaatgttaaaggagacacagatctttatttatgtcattctcttattaatagaaacacaaatataaaccatcagcagacagaataatgtgattttcataaagactcaagtgaattattccagaacataagtagaagtgacgtgtcagctggtggaggaaacaatcaataactcctacaacaactagaagtgagaggacagactcagctaaggacacaagcagcatctaaagagaagaatgtgtggagatatgaacattacaaaggattaaaggctgcttattgtcactttacaccagcaggagtctcacctgtgacagctgctgtgatgaatactagagatagtctgagagaaagacacacaagtattcattcaaatgatcaactatctacgctaacatcttctaacctcttagtatgtttattcacgtctccaccagatggtccacagcgtccctctgtgtcagtgagtccctctgctgagatgctggagggcgattcagtgactctgacctgtagtgctgatgctaacccagcagctagctacacctggtacaaggaggATGGAACGTCAGACCCTCGTCTTTTCAGTGAAGAACCTCAGCtggtcttcagctccatccagtcctctgactctggaaattattcctgtacagctgagaaccagctggggaggaagacgtctgacttcatctctatcgatgtgaaatgtgagtgaaacaacctttttaaaagcaacataatcacTACTGAGTCTGGTGAGTTTCTCCATGACAGGAATCGTCTGATCAACAAACAGCATCTCCTGCACGTTTATCCATGAATCAAGTCCTTCTGATGAGGTAACGTGCTGTTTGTCTAATAACTgtgtgtctccagctgttggtaGAACAACAAGGATAATTCACATCACCAGGTGGACTCTGGTCTCTGTGATGCTGATTCTTCTGcttgtcttctgtctgtggaCGAGGTAAAACAACTAGAACTCCTCCTCactgagcttttactttgaaaaggtcTTTCAATAGTGAAGATAAAGGTTTATTTGTTGACTCTATTTGtgtatctgtttgttttatgaCTGAATGCAGGAATAAGAAAGCTGTGAGCTCCACCACTGAACCACATGAGTCCAGAGAGGCTGTGGAGGTGAGACATTTGTCCTCAGAGACAGAACTCACCAAAGGGTCATCGTAGAGAGTCTTGCTGCAACAAACCACACTGCATGTTCTCCTGCAGGCTTaatgttattgttggaatgcttcatATGAGCTTTAGTCCtttctttaatatttgttgGGATGCTTTTAAGCCACAACAACTAAAGGTCTTGCAAACGTTTCTAGTTGTACTTGTTGTTTCACACCAGCAACAAACAAGGATCTCACACATCACACATTAATGAGAATAATTTATATTCATCCttcctgtcatatagtctcatgtattatacattgttcattctgtacacatgacgtcattgtagtctgtccatcaggagacggatcctcctctgatcttctcactgaggtttcttccctttttccctcttggaagagttttttcattgtttggggagtttctctgtgccgatggagggtttcagggccgaggatgtcgtatgtgttcagactgtaaagccctctgaggctaatttgtaatctacgattttgggctctacaaaataaaatgaattgaattgaatgctaagctagctaacgtcaTTAGCATCTTACCTCGGAGCAAACAAAGGAGTTTTTATTGGTCGTTGATGGATTCAGTCTTCCACATGTTTAATCCATAAGTGACATCAACCCTCTAAAGGCCTCTGGTCCCTAGTTACGGTTGCTAACGTAGGAATGTACAGTGTgcgttgggggaggggcttagccGAGGGTCGGTTGTATCTGAACTGCTTCTCTGAGGCCTTTGACTCTCATCGTCTCTCCATCAGATGGACCTTCATCCTGAGTATGAGGACCTCTCAGACatggcagcacagagagaagacccagaggagcaggaggaccagGTGTGAAGGTCAGCCAGGTGTCAATCTGCTGCAACTCAAAACAACTTCCTGCTTCCGTTTCTGAGGAATAACTTCATGTGATCTTCTTCAGATGCAGTGAAACCAGAGGGAGACTCACCTGGACGGAGACAGGAACCAGTGGACATATTTCCCTTCAGTACCACAAGTTATTATCTGAGGTCTTTACAAAGTTAAAActgtactttttatttcattctcttTGCTCTTGAATCACTGTTTTTAtgttaaatgttcttttattctTAATTGCATTGGTAGAGAACTTTGACTTTCATTGttgctgaaatgtgttttactgtTAAACTTGCCTTAAACCATCAGAATTAGTGGCTTGTAGCAGAATATTCATGATGCTTTAATTATAGCTGTGCTGCTACATTACTTGGTTGCGTGATTGAATTGAAATCCAATAAATTGGCTTTAAGAAATACTGATCACTTATCAAGTCTTTGTTCATGGGATTAAAGGACAAAgagcagaaataaaatgtatcctAAGGCCATTTCCCTGGTTCCATAAAGCCGCATTGTGCCTGTGAGGGCAGCAGAGGAACGTGAACACAAACACCAGGAGTCGGTGGTTGAAAAGCTGTTTCACTTTTATATTACAcgagaatgacatttagaaaacagaaaagaaactcATGCATTTTTGGAGAAAGAAAACTGTCGGAATGAtagaggggggcgaggggggggcgagggctCTGGAGTACATGAACACATCATCATCTTTGCAGAGACCTTTGAATCCTGGTGACATGTTCTTTTCTGTTACATTAATTCCTAAACACAATCTCCTCTCACCACGTTGTCCCTCAGAAGGACTCCAGtacagggggggggtggagctaaTACAATTGGATGAGaataaggagggggggggggtctcaaacAACCATTGACATCTTTGCATGATAACTGGGTGGGTGGCGGATCAAACAGGTCCACCTGCTCTGGATCGAACAAAGACCATCACACAATAACTGTGACGTCACAACGCGGGGCGAGTCACACCGACTGGACGCATCGCTCGCCCCGGTGGGCGGAGTCTGGGGGGGGTTCTAATATCTTGCTACACTCAAGCAGACCTGAGTCAAATAGTCGTTTGGGTCAGAAACTGTGAGTCCCGTCTCCTGAACCATCGGAGAGACGAACCTACAAGAAGCCGAACTCGATGTCAACCTGAATATCTGAACATCTGTCGTCTCTTCTTAATCAAATCAAACCACTGCTCACTTTCATTAGAAACACACGGTCGGCCTGAGAGTAAATGTGTAGTTCGTTCAAACGGCGTCGTCTGGGTTTGTTGCACCGACTGTTGTTCAGTCACATCGATGCATTCATTAATAGTAGGGGGTCGATGGGGGTCgtaggggggtcggggggggtgggagggggtcgtaggggggtcggggggggtcgtagggggtcggagggggaggaagggggtcgAAGGGGGTTGTAGGGGGTCgtaggggggtcggggggggtcgtAGGGGGTCgtagggggacggagggggtcGAAGGGGGTCGTAGGGGGTCGTAGGGGGACAAAGGTGGTCgaagggggtcggggggggggtcgtaagGGGTCgtaggggggtcggggggggtcggagggggaggaagggggtcgTAGGGGGACGAAGGTGGTtggagggggtcgggggggggtcgtaGGGGGACGGAGGGGTTCGAAGGGGGTTGTAgggggtcggagggggaggaaggtggTCGTA
The sequence above is a segment of the Gasterosteus aculeatus chromosome 9, fGasAcu3.hap1.1, whole genome shotgun sequence genome. Coding sequences within it:
- the LOC120814928 gene encoding junctional adhesion molecule A-like isoform X1, whose translation is MSPSAGGLVVFLLSVQDGPQRPSVSVSPSAEMLEGDSVTLTCSADANPAASYTWYKEDGTSDPRLFSEEPQLVFSSIQSSDSGNYSCTAENQLGRKTSDFISIDVKSVGRTTRIIHITRWTLVSVMLILLLVFCLWTRNKKAVSSTTEPHESREAVEMDLHPEYEDLSDMAAQREDPEEQEDQV
- the LOC120814928 gene encoding transmembrane and immunoglobulin domain-containing protein 1-like isoform X2 — encoded protein: MLEGDSVTLTCSADANPAASYTWYKEDGTSDPRLFSEEPQLVFSSIQSSDSGNYSCTAENQLGRKTSDFISIDVKSVGRTTRIIHITRWTLVSVMLILLLVFCLWTRNKKAVSSTTEPHESREAVEMDLHPEYEDLSDMAAQREDPEEQEDQV